ACACCTTTGCATTTGCCCGCGATGTCAGAGCCGAGATGCAGATTTATCACATCCGCTCTATGGTGATGGTGCCCTTGATGTATCGCGGTAGATTGACCGGACTGATCCATTTAGACGAAAAGCGCGAGACCCGTCTCTGGAACACTAGAGATATAAATATTCTGGTGAGAATAGCCAGCCAGCTCAGCATCGCTCTCTCCCAGGCCAAGCTCTATCAAATTGTCGAGGCGCAAAGCAACAGTATTAGCAAGCTGAGCGAACTTTGCAGTCAACTCAACCAGGTTGTAAAGAACACCACCGAACTAACAGAACGCACAGAGAGCCGTGAAAAGGTCAGGATTAAGCTCAGTACAAGAGAAATAGAAGTCTTGAAAAAAGTCGCCCAGGGCTTGTCCAATCGCGAAATCGCCGAACAGTTGCATATCACCGAAGGCACCACCGAAGTCCACGTCTCAAGACTGCGCAAAAAGCTCAATTTGAGTACTAGAGCAGCCCTTGTGCGCTATGCCTACGAGAATCATCTATCTTAGATAGGGTCTAGCGACTAGTTGCACGACCGGTGGAGAGTATAAACCAGGTCTCTCTTTTGAGTTGATTGATGGCAATACTGACTTTACGCTGGGGAGTTGCATTGGGAGAAGATATAAAGGCTGGTGTCTCATCCTTGCGTTTGACCCATTTCTGGAACCTATACCACTGCTCTCCGTCTTGACGTTTTATGGCGAGCCTCAAAAAGAGTGCATAATCTTGATCTGGATGCTCCTTGTTGAGCCTCGTTAAAAGATTGATTGCTTTATTTAAATCATTTCTTTTTAGAGACCCCAGGGCTTCACTTAATAACTCTTCTTCGGCCGAAACAAAGACGGCAGCCGATTTTGTCTGTACGCTTTTAGCTGGCATTTGTGGGGTGTCATCAAAAACAGGTGCTCTCTCCTGACAATTATTGTGAGATTGGTCAGGAGAACTTGCTAAAACAGGCATAAGTCCTGGATACTTGGAATCGACCAGAAATCCGGTGCACCCCAGAGTTACCATGAGGAGCAAACCGAGGCGTTTAGAACAATGAGCGGCATTAAATGTTTTGAGCATTTATCTATTGTGCCACGAGAGATTTGAGAGTTGATGTTGGAAACTGATATCAAGCCAGAAATTCGAAAAGCAGAAGCAACGGTCAAACCGTCGTGGCTGATTATTCGTTTTGTGCTGGGCTGGTTATTTAGTATCGTCATCCTTATTGGTTTGGCCTTGATGGTCAATATCGACTGGGCCAAACCCAAAATCGAAGAAGTGCTAACTGAACAACTGCACCGCAATGTTCACCTCGGTCATTTGCGCTGGTACTTTGGTTTAAATGGACTGACCCTGACCACAAAAGCAATTCAGGTCGACGAAAAAGACGGCGATCCATTTTTGAAGGCAAACGGCGCCAATATCGGCATCGCCTTTGCTCCGCTATTTGCCAAACGAGTGGTAATCAAACACCTGCGCTTTGACCATCCCGAATTCTGGGCCATCAAGCTCAAGCCGGGTGGTTGGAACTTTGAGGACTTGCTCACCGACACCACCGAAATCCATCTCATGCAAGTGGATAGCGGGCTTGTGCATGTCATGGATGCCACTAAAGAAGCCACCGTCAAAAAACCATTTACGGTATCAGACGTCAATCTCAAATTTAACTGGCCGGTACCAGGCAAGCGCTTACCTTTTTATCTCTCTATGGTTTTGCCTGGCTCCAACAAACAAGTATCGGCCGATTATCTGCGCATCAAAGGCTTTACCGAGGCCAAAAACAAAAATCTCAAAGACACCGTGGTCGATTTAGGCATCACCGCCAAAGATGTCCATAGCGGTGACATGCGCACACTTTTGGCTATCGCTCTAGATAAAGTAGAACAAAAGAAGTTATTTGCTGGCATACCAGCCAAAGGCGCTAAAGTCACGCCCTACAACATGACTGGACTGATCAGTTTTGATAGCAAGCTCAAAGGCAGTATCGACAAAGGATTTGTCGCCGATATCAATACCCAAATAAAAGATCTGGTAGTAACTGGCAAGGATCTCGGTAAAGTCACCACTAAAGACATTGAGGGTGATGGACAGCTCTCACTGACTCAAGACCAAATTAACTGGAAAAATCTGGACATCAGTGTCGGTGGCATTGTCCTCAAAAGTCAGGGTGACCTCAAAAATTGGCAGTCTAAGGCGCCAGCCTACAATGTCGAAGTCAAAAGCCAGGTCCCAGATATTTCTAAGTTGACCAAGTCAGTCAATATCAGAGAAGTCAAACCAGTCAAAGACGGAGACCTCTATAAAATTATCGAAACAGCCACAATGCATGGCAAAGCCCAGCTATTTATTGACTTTAGTAGACTCAATCAGCGCTCTACACTACTGACAAAACTGGACGCCGAGGGACTGCCTGTCTCTAAAGTAATCGAAGAAGTAGCACCTGAACTGAAGCCACTTCTAGCGATTGTAGGCATCACCGAAGAATCCAGGATGAAAGGTCATGTGGAGTCTCATCCAGGCAGACGTTTGACAATCAAGGACGGTCAAATATCGACCACTGATTCGGTCGTCAAACTCGACGGTGAGCTAGACATGCTCAGAGACACCGCTGACATCACATTTGATACCAACAATGTCTCACTGGCCAAAGTCTGGGCAAAAGCACTACAAGACCCCTCTAGCCGCAAATTTATTGTCAGCAAAATCGACGATAAGACCAACCCCAACAAGATGATCGTGGACGGGTTTATTAGCGCCCATGGCAAACTCTTTCGCAATCGCAAAACCACTGATGTGTCAGTGGCAGCCTCTATTAAGGGTGGTGGACTGTCATTAGCCGACAAGTCGCTTGTGACAAACAATATCTCGGGCGACTTCAATCTCAAAAACAGTGTTCTCACCCTCTCCAATATGGAAGGCAAAGTTGGCAATGGCGGCAGATTTAGCCTGACTGGTCAGGTCACCAATTTGCATCCTGGCTCAATCAAACCACTGGTCGATATGGCTTACTTTGGTAGCAATGTTGAGTTTAGCCATTTGAGCCGCTTTATGACGTTATTCTCTGTTAGTTTGCCAGCCATCACCGAAGGTCACCTGACAGGACGCGTGCGGGAGCTGAGCATCAAGCTAGTGGGTGACCCTGATAATCCGCGCATATTTATGAGTGCCAGCCCCGAGGATATCGCCTATAAACCGCCAGGTCTGACGCGCTCACTCAAAGCAGTATCTGGCAACATTACATTTGCCGACGACCGGATTTCGTTGCAAGACGTAGATATCGTCACCCGCGGCATGAAAATCACCACCTCGGTCATTATCGAAGACATATCGCGCACAGCCAAAGTACGCACTGTCCATGTCAAATCTGATGGTGTCGATATTGCCGACGTTGACTATTATCTAGCTTCGCCAGTATTGCCCGGTCCATTGCGCAATCAATACAAAGACCTGCTCAAACGCTACGCCATCCAAAATCTGCATGGTCGCATCTACGGCGACATGGTAGTGACACCTCGCTCGGGCAAAGACATAGATATAGAGGGAGTAATTGGTTGTTATTCGGTGGGCGCCCTTGTTGGTCAAAAAGGACAACTACAGCTACCACTCGAAAAAATCGCTGGCATCATTGCCGCCTCTGGCAACGAGCTATTAATTCAGGACGTCAGTGGACATGCCCGTTCGACTGAGTTTTCGCTTAATGGCTATATTCGCGAATACAAATCCAATAACCCCAATTGGAAAACCGAACTTAAGAGCACCATTGCTCCCAATGAGTTTTTGGACCTTGTTCCGCGTCTGACCACATTGTTTGCCAATGGCAAATTGTCCATCGACTCTAAAGGTCCACTGCAACTGAGAGCGCAAATACAAGGCGATCAAAACAAAAACGAAATCGTCTTTAATGCCCACGCTGATGGCAACGACCACCTCAAAATCGTCACACCAGTGGCCACAATCAATCAGCCCAATAACGAAGAACTCAATCTCGATGGCTCGATGACCATAGTGACCAAAGAAGGAATAAGCCTCAAGAACACCAATCTGCTCCTGGGAGACGCCTCCCTATCGGCACAGGGCGCCTGGAAATGGGGTAGTGGTGAAGACACTATCAACCTCACCATACTCTCACCAAACCCTGTACCAGCAAAAACCTTTATCGGACTTATAGATCCTAATCTAGCCACCCAAAATATGACCGGTACTATCGATGGCTTTGTGGCTCTCAATGGACCGCTCAAGCATCCTAAATTGACTGGCAAGATTTCACTCGATCGCATCAATAATCCAGACTTTGAGCTTTATGACATGAGCGGCTCGCTCTCAGCAGACAACAAAGATACCGACGACCCCTACTCTATCTCTCTTGCAAAATTGCAGATAGATAGGCTCAAAGTGCGCAAGCTCAGCATCAACGACGTTGGCGGCAAAATCCAGGTGCAGCTGCCGGTCTCCACAGGCAAAGCAGACCAGGTGCTCGCTCCCCAAATTGTGCTCAGTGATGTGACAGCCCGCATGGCCGGTGGATTGGTCAAAGTTGACGGTAACTTTGATCTGGCCAAAAATTCACTAGCAATGAATGCTTATCTATCCAAAATCCAGATGGATGAGCTGATGGACAAATTACTCAGCGCACCTAACGAAATGACTGGTGTAATGGACGGTGAAGTACACATCACCACCCACGGTACTAACGATAAAGAGATAGTGACCAATCTGGAAGGCACAGCAGACGTCTCAGTGGTGGATGGTGTAGTGGCAAGGTTTGGTCAATTGCAAACAAAACTAACTCAAGCCAATCTACTCAGCTCAGGTATTCTCGGCTTTAACCTTAATAACCTGCTGCAGTCAGTGGCGCCATTTAGATCGGGCGAATTTAACGAACTGACCAGCCGCTACCAAATCTACAAAGGCATACTGACAGTAAAAGAACTCAAATTTAGCGGCGACGACCTGCGTATGTGGGGGGCAGGCACCGCCAGTCTACCTGATGGTGTACTGGAAATCGACATCGCGGGCACCCTGCCCCGTGTATCGAAGTCCAGACTGGGTGGTGCACTGGGCACATTAACGCGCAATATCACAGTATCTGGACTACTGAGCAAAGTTACTTTTGGTGCCCTCGAAAACCTGCCATCCCTGCCCATTATTGGCGACCTGGCCTCAGACAAACCACGGGCATTTGCCTTTAAGGTGCAAGCTCCAGCTGCCGACAGCAAACTGGTCACCAAATCAATCGAAAAAACCTTCCACTTCCTACCCAACAAACAGGCCGCCAGCGCCCACCCTGTCCCGGGCATCTAAAGCTGCCAAGCTGTCCGATAAAAATATTGTGCCACCACCGGCAAGGACAAAAGACTTGCCAATATTTGTTATATGTGTAATATATACACATGCATCAGAAAGTGAATAGTCCTCTTTACGGGCTGACCCAGGTCAGCTCTAAAGCCGTCACCAGCGGAAATACGCCAGTACTGGCCAGCCTTGTGTCCCCTTATATGGTGCATATCAGATCCGAGCGCGGACTCTCTGACAATACGGTGCAGGCCTATAGACGTGACATCAGCCACTTTGTCGACTGGTATTTGACGCAACCAGATGCGGTGCGCTTGCCAGTGCGAGCAGATATTTCGCGCTATCTCACCGTCCTCAAAAGACAGGGTCAAATGCACTCCAGCCTGGCGCGCCGATTGGCAAGCCTGCGCGGTTGGTTTAACTGGCTTAAAAGCTCAGGCAAGTTGGAGCGCGATCCTGTAGAAGCGATGGAGAGTCCTCATCGCATCAAAAAACTGCCGCAGGTTTTAACTACCCAGGAAGTAACCGCCTTACTGGAAGCCTGCCAGACCTACAAAGAAAAAGCTTTGATAGAGTTGCTTTATGGAGCAGGTCTTAGGGTCTCCGAGCTAGTTGGACTGGATACAACAGATATCAACTTTAATCAGGACTATGTCAAATGTCTGGGCAAAGGCTCAAAAGAGCGCATCGTGCCTATTGGAGGCTCGGCAAAAGTAGCCCTGCAAAATTATCTTGCTGAGCGCAAAGCGGCACAAATAGTAGAGGTTAGCCCGGTCAAAAAACGCGGACGCCCCAAAGTGACTCGCCCTCTCACAGCAAAACAACAAGCAAAATTGAGTGCCCGCAGAGAGGCTCTATTTACAGATAATAAAAACGAACGGCTTTCAAGACTGGTGGTGTGGCAAACAATAAAACGACTGGCCAGCAAAGCAAAAATCACTAAGGTGATTTCGCCACACACCTTAAGACACAGCTTTGCCACCCATCTACTCGAAAACGGTGCGGACTTGCGCGCTGTACAGGAGCTACTGGGTCACGCCAATCTAGTTACAACCCAGCTCTATACCCATGTCAGCAGAGCCCACCTTAAAAACGCCTACACCCAGGCGCAAGGCGGCTTTGGCGTGACCCAGTCAGTCTATGCCGCCCTTGAGAGTGGTACGTCTTTGCCTCTCTAAATTCCAATCGATATTGTTCTATCTACCAGCTAGTCAGTTTGCGCGCAATTCGTCTGAAGAATCCATCTGAACCAGTTTGTCCACCGGACAATGAGGATTCAGACTGGCTTTGTCTTTGTTGGCGCAGTTCTTGCAGTTGATTTTGGTGCGGCGCTTCTACCGCTTGCATCACTTTGTCCACCTGACCAATCGTACGTTCGGCAGACAGTGCACCGACACGCTGCATGTAATCAGGTAAATTGGTCGGTATCTGCTTAGCAAAGAGATCATTGGCACCAAGAGTGGTGACATGCTTAAAGTCTGGAGTTAGTCCTATTTGCGCCTCACCAGCATTACTAGTTGATGGAAACGGCGCCTCTGCAGATTTTGGTCCTCCATTTTGACGGAAATCGCCTCGGAGATTCTTATCGTGACTGAAGACATAGAGTTTGGCATTATCTCCATGCAATTCAGCATAGCTACGAGATTTTTCCATTTTGGCACCAAGGTCTGCGATATGACCTTCGGGGCTATCAGGTTTAGACTGAGAGACAGCAAAATCTCTTTTTTCAGGTATATCAGGATATTGACCAGCTTTTATCTTTTCTAAATTGGGTGAATGTTCAGACCCCACCGCACGCAAGGCCAGATCTGGCATCTTATCACCGAGATCAGCCGCTCTTGAATTCAGATTTTGTACGTTATTTTGATTGACTTTATTAATATCAGAGACAGGCATGGTCTCTCTATCCCTATCAGAGAGCTCAATAAATTTACTGCCATCGTATTTAGTGCCATCACCATAGCTTGCCCGATCATTGCGAGTAAAGGCACCGGAGTCTCCTGCATTGGCATGTCCTGCAATATCTCCAGTGGCAGCACTGTCTCCTCTTGCGCTCAGATTAGTTGATGCCTCAGCTGGTTTGGCATAGCCTGGATTATCTCCGCTTGCTCCCGCGCTTGCGCTACCGCTCAGATTAGTTGATGCCTCTGCCGGTTTGGCATAGCCTGGATTATCTCCGCTTGCCGATGGGTTTGGATTACCGCTCAGACTTGCTGGTACATCTCCCTGGTTGGCATAGCCTGAACTATCTCCGCTTGCCGATGGGTTTGGATTACCGCTCAGACTTGCTGGTACATCTGCCTGGTTGGCATAACCTGGACTATCCGCGCTTGCTGAGGCATTTGGATTACCACTCAGACTTGCTGGTACATCTCCCTGGTTGGCATAGCCTGAACTATCTCCGCTTGCCGATGGGTTTGGATTACCGCTCAGACTTGCTGGTGCCTCGAAGCCTTTAGCATTGCCTGCACCAGTCCCACTATTAGCCACATCGCTGCGACCATCCGGCATGGTGGATGGTCCACTGGCACTGATTGCACTATCAAGACCACTATTAGATGATGAACTTGCCCGACCAGACTGGTCCCCGTAGATATCACTACCTTTAGAAAAGTCTAGCCGCCCAGAACCGGCAGGGTTAACACTGCTACTCTCAAAGCCGCCGGACTGCGGTCCATTGGGACCAATAGAAGACTTACCAAGATCACCTACACCACTGTAGAGGTCTGAACGGTCAAAATTATCTGATTGCTGACCAGGAGGACTGGCCTGCTCAATAGCACGCTCGTTAACTTCAGCCATTTGGGTTCCAACATAGTAAGTAACTCAATCTAAATGCCAGAACATGAAAATGCCGTGAAAATAGGACTTTAAAAGGGTTGGGGGCAATGCGCCGATCAACTGGCAGCGCAGGCAAAAACCATCTAAAAGTGCCAGCCTCTGGGCTCAGCATCAGGGCTATCAAGTTTGAGCGCAACTACATAAGCTACGATTTAATCTTTGACAGCAGGATGATGTACGCCCGCCAAAAGCTCATGGGCGCGTCTCACTAATGCTTGCAAAAAATAGATCATGCCAAAAAGGCCAGTTAGCACACCAACAAAAATGATCTGATCCAGGGTAATCACTACTATCTACCTCAAAGCCAATAGTGCCAATAAAATCATTAGCTGCCAAACCGTAAAATTTAAGTAATTTGTACGATTATTCTAAAGGCACTACCAACGGTGCCAGGACGTCATCCCTTAAATATGCCAGTTAGATGGAGCTTTAAATTCACCACCCAAATTAAGTGCGTCCAGCAGCGCGCGTATATAGTCTAGAAAGGTGCGTTTGTAGACACCAGCAAGCAAACCATCCACTCGTTTGAGTACAACTAGTATCATCGCCGATACAACACAAACAGCCGAAATAGCGCACACAAAAATCATTTGCTCAATTGTAATCATGCTAAAAACTCCTGACTCTTAAACCAGAAACAGGGATACCTTATTAATTTGAAGATGCCGGTGCACTAATTACTCAGTACCACTGAAGAAGTGGTGATAGTCATCTGAGGTATCAGTCACTTGAACATCATGACAACTATCTCATCGTTTGCATAGGTAAAAATACGCAGATTTGATTAATCGCACTTTGAATTAATCGTTGTGACATGTGTCTCACTGGTTGCCACTCAAAGTGTCATATCCGGTGCCATATCCAGTAGACAATCGGCGGCACTTTGATAACGCGCCTCTAGGCTCTGGGCTGTAAGCTTTAGGATAAGACCATCAAGACTACTATCGCCACAAGCCTCAGATGGCTTAGCGGGTGCAAGCGCCATGGGATCATTTGCAGTAAGTAAGTAATAGAGAGTGCATCCCATACTATATAGATCACTTTGCGGGCAGGCGCGCCCCTTAAACTGCTCTGGCGCCATGTAATTATGCTTGCCTACCACTGTCCTGGTTGCGCCGGACTCGAGTTCACGGGCAACGTTAAAATCAATCAGGCGGACTTTGGCGTCACTGGTGAGCATGAGATTATCCGGAGAGATATCACGGTGCACTATGGGCGGTGACTGGCAGTGCAGATATTGCAATATCTCAGCAATTTGCCTGCCTATATCCAGGACTGAGAGTGGTTTTTGTACTCCTATTTCTTGCACCAGCTGCTTTAGAGTCAGCCCCTCAATATATTCAAGGACAAGATAGGCTCTATGATCCTCCACAAAAGTATTGAGAATCTTGACTATGCCTGGATGATCCAGACTACTGAGGATTTCTGCTTCTTTTTTTACACTGGCAAACGACCGCTCACGTACCTCCGCACCGCCGTGCACCGGTAAAACATACTCTTTTATGACAACTTTAAAAGCATCACCGCTCACATCCTCCGCCAGATAGATTTTTGCTTGTCCGCCAACAGCTAGTCTTTTAAGCACAACATAATGCCCCTCCTTGAGCACAGTGTCAGCAGGTAAATCTTCGCCCGCTTTACGTTTAAAAGACTGCATATCATCAAGCCAGAGCCTGGTAAAGTCTGGCAGCGGCGCACTACTAGCGATGGCAACAAAATCAGGTTGTCTTGTCAAATCAGGCGCAAGCTTATCCAGCACCGAGATGATCTTTTGCTTGTCTGCTTCTCTAGTAAAAGTATCAAGATCTAGATTGATGCTTATTCTCTCTGGTGGCAAAAGACTATAAAATCCAGTCTCTTTGGCAGCCAGAGCGCCTGTTT
Above is a window of Candidatus Obscuribacter sp. DNA encoding:
- a CDS encoding AsmA family protein, yielding MLETDIKPEIRKAEATVKPSWLIIRFVLGWLFSIVILIGLALMVNIDWAKPKIEEVLTEQLHRNVHLGHLRWYFGLNGLTLTTKAIQVDEKDGDPFLKANGANIGIAFAPLFAKRVVIKHLRFDHPEFWAIKLKPGGWNFEDLLTDTTEIHLMQVDSGLVHVMDATKEATVKKPFTVSDVNLKFNWPVPGKRLPFYLSMVLPGSNKQVSADYLRIKGFTEAKNKNLKDTVVDLGITAKDVHSGDMRTLLAIALDKVEQKKLFAGIPAKGAKVTPYNMTGLISFDSKLKGSIDKGFVADINTQIKDLVVTGKDLGKVTTKDIEGDGQLSLTQDQINWKNLDISVGGIVLKSQGDLKNWQSKAPAYNVEVKSQVPDISKLTKSVNIREVKPVKDGDLYKIIETATMHGKAQLFIDFSRLNQRSTLLTKLDAEGLPVSKVIEEVAPELKPLLAIVGITEESRMKGHVESHPGRRLTIKDGQISTTDSVVKLDGELDMLRDTADITFDTNNVSLAKVWAKALQDPSSRKFIVSKIDDKTNPNKMIVDGFISAHGKLFRNRKTTDVSVAASIKGGGLSLADKSLVTNNISGDFNLKNSVLTLSNMEGKVGNGGRFSLTGQVTNLHPGSIKPLVDMAYFGSNVEFSHLSRFMTLFSVSLPAITEGHLTGRVRELSIKLVGDPDNPRIFMSASPEDIAYKPPGLTRSLKAVSGNITFADDRISLQDVDIVTRGMKITTSVIIEDISRTAKVRTVHVKSDGVDIADVDYYLASPVLPGPLRNQYKDLLKRYAIQNLHGRIYGDMVVTPRSGKDIDIEGVIGCYSVGALVGQKGQLQLPLEKIAGIIAASGNELLIQDVSGHARSTEFSLNGYIREYKSNNPNWKTELKSTIAPNEFLDLVPRLTTLFANGKLSIDSKGPLQLRAQIQGDQNKNEIVFNAHADGNDHLKIVTPVATINQPNNEELNLDGSMTIVTKEGISLKNTNLLLGDASLSAQGAWKWGSGEDTINLTILSPNPVPAKTFIGLIDPNLATQNMTGTIDGFVALNGPLKHPKLTGKISLDRINNPDFELYDMSGSLSADNKDTDDPYSISLAKLQIDRLKVRKLSINDVGGKIQVQLPVSTGKADQVLAPQIVLSDVTARMAGGLVKVDGNFDLAKNSLAMNAYLSKIQMDELMDKLLSAPNEMTGVMDGEVHITTHGTNDKEIVTNLEGTADVSVVDGVVARFGQLQTKLTQANLLSSGILGFNLNNLLQSVAPFRSGEFNELTSRYQIYKGILTVKELKFSGDDLRMWGAGTASLPDGVLEIDIAGTLPRVSKSRLGGALGTLTRNITVSGLLSKVTFGALENLPSLPIIGDLASDKPRAFAFKVQAPAADSKLVTKSIEKTFHFLPNKQAASAHPVPGI
- a CDS encoding tyrosine recombinase, whose protein sequence is MHQKVNSPLYGLTQVSSKAVTSGNTPVLASLVSPYMVHIRSERGLSDNTVQAYRRDISHFVDWYLTQPDAVRLPVRADISRYLTVLKRQGQMHSSLARRLASLRGWFNWLKSSGKLERDPVEAMESPHRIKKLPQVLTTQEVTALLEACQTYKEKALIELLYGAGLRVSELVGLDTTDINFNQDYVKCLGKGSKERIVPIGGSAKVALQNYLAERKAAQIVEVSPVKKRGRPKVTRPLTAKQQAKLSARREALFTDNKNERLSRLVVWQTIKRLASKAKITKVISPHTLRHSFATHLLENGADLRAVQELLGHANLVTTQLYTHVSRAHLKNAYTQAQGGFGVTQSVYAALESGTSLPL
- a CDS encoding serine/threonine protein kinase; this encodes MSSLELSEDFAMDIVVNPYIKKFDIRKWPELPFNARIMILLVSLAFLVQAFLFLLRTTFNTVFPADTGLHLICAAVSFVSIIGFFVMLAVNSLARSYPTNISLTAKGLRLEWRHQNVFKTKILPWDVLASVDFKQSSPVAAPVSLTGALVELVFDIRDFSIVDRYSFASETGALAAKETGFYSLLPPERISINLDLDTFTREADKQKIISVLDKLAPDLTRQPDFVAIASSAPLPDFTRLWLDDMQSFKRKAGEDLPADTVLKEGHYVVLKRLAVGGQAKIYLAEDVSGDAFKVVIKEYVLPVHGGAEVRERSFASVKKEAEILSSLDHPGIVKILNTFVEDHRAYLVLEYIEGLTLKQLVQEIGVQKPLSVLDIGRQIAEILQYLHCQSPPIVHRDISPDNLMLTSDAKVRLIDFNVARELESGATRTVVGKHNYMAPEQFKGRACPQSDLYSMGCTLYYLLTANDPMALAPAKPSEACGDSSLDGLILKLTAQSLEARYQSAADCLLDMAPDMTL